A genomic window from Pirellulaceae bacterium includes:
- a CDS encoding DSD1 family PLP-dependent enzyme: MSGQPNLIGCTKAELATPALCLDLDRLDSNVQRLVGECERRGVQWRPHAKCHKSPIIGKWLVEAGACGLTCATLREAEIMADADIDDLLIANLIAGAPKIRRLVQLAEKSDVMICIDHMDQAIPISRALADAKRSVRVLVELEIGMQRVGVEDSEDVKRLSQHIVDLPGLEFVGLMAYEGHLLTIKDLVEKERAIQAVFERVARVRAQLEQVGLSCPIVSGGGTGSYPITLRQPGITELQSGGAIFMDAFYRDQCQIQQLENSLTILATVNSVPTEQRAVIDAGRKAMNIEICTPQVVGRDGLQVESLSAEHGVLAVSTAADPLAIGERIELIPGYADLTNMLHSCFYGFRQGRLELEIPIVR, from the coding sequence ATGAGTGGTCAGCCCAATCTGATTGGTTGTACAAAAGCAGAGTTAGCGACGCCGGCCCTCTGTTTGGACTTGGATCGCTTGGACTCCAATGTGCAACGTCTGGTGGGTGAATGTGAGCGCCGTGGAGTCCAGTGGCGACCCCATGCAAAGTGTCACAAGTCTCCAATCATTGGCAAATGGTTGGTGGAGGCGGGCGCGTGTGGCTTGACGTGTGCGACGTTGCGCGAAGCGGAGATTATGGCCGATGCCGACATTGATGATCTGCTGATTGCCAATCTGATTGCCGGTGCTCCGAAAATCAGACGCCTGGTTCAACTGGCCGAAAAATCTGATGTCATGATCTGCATCGATCACATGGACCAGGCGATTCCCATTTCACGAGCGTTGGCAGATGCGAAGCGAAGTGTGCGAGTTTTGGTTGAATTGGAAATTGGAATGCAGCGTGTGGGGGTGGAAGACAGCGAGGATGTTAAGCGACTATCGCAGCACATCGTTGATCTCCCTGGCCTCGAATTTGTGGGGCTGATGGCCTACGAAGGCCATCTGCTGACAATTAAGGATCTGGTGGAAAAAGAGCGAGCAATTCAGGCTGTATTCGAACGTGTTGCTCGGGTTCGGGCCCAGCTCGAACAGGTGGGATTGAGCTGTCCCATTGTTTCTGGTGGCGGAACGGGATCCTATCCGATCACGCTGCGGCAGCCGGGAATCACGGAGCTGCAATCGGGCGGCGCGATTTTCATGGACGCCTTTTATCGTGATCAGTGTCAGATTCAACAGCTGGAAAACTCACTCACTATTCTTGCGACCGTGAACAGTGTGCCCACCGAACAACGGGCGGTGATTGATGCGGGGCGTAAAGCAATGAATATCGAAATCTGTACTCCCCAAGTGGTCGGACGTGATGGCCTCCAAGTCGAAAGTCTGTCGGCAGAACACGGAGTCTTGGCGGTCAGTACGGCAGCCGACCCCCTGGCGATTGGTGAACGGATTGAGCTGATTCCGGGTTACGCCGACTTGACGAATATGTTGCACTCGTGCTTTTACGGATTTCGACAAGGACGCTTGGAGTTGGAGATACCTATTGTTCGATAA
- a CDS encoding ASPIC/UnbV domain-containing protein: MRTTNAVRSYADSWRATLKLVRSGFSWSGNERNCVFLNGTDSSLMDEARFSNASAISGLDFPDDGRAIAVVDWDQDGDLDLWLRNRTAPRLRLMLNSTDKLAPSANHLSLRLIGTSSNRDAVGARVQLTIQQANRTYSLLRSVRAGDGFLSQSSKRIHFGLPRTATIEQLTIFWPGAEAETISDVTAGGCYQITQGAGSAQKLNPRSTIALSPQKPITLKPTAAARIVLPGRIPLPPLLLESISETKPSRDQQTKQPTLILFWTPECSNCRQEFKELAQHEAEFRTAGLDILAVCLDGPKTATYTTTVPHQRKSSRFLQEINFPFPSVEASAESIDLLNDFQNALFSRFPNFVVPLCLMVDKNGHLISIYRGAFPITTFLQDAKLVDLSDHELRTLSAPLLGTWITQPATRAQFADFVAAKLLARQPHTAAYYYQFAAEVETNPESKNQRRERAQRLRQLIDGSQER, from the coding sequence ATGCGAACTACCAATGCGGTCCGCAGTTACGCAGACTCCTGGAGAGCAACACTCAAACTCGTCCGCTCAGGTTTCTCTTGGAGCGGCAACGAACGCAACTGCGTTTTCCTGAATGGCACCGATTCATCCCTGATGGATGAAGCTCGTTTTTCTAATGCGTCTGCAATCTCCGGATTGGATTTCCCCGATGATGGTCGTGCCATTGCGGTCGTCGATTGGGACCAGGATGGGGATCTTGATCTGTGGTTACGAAATCGCACCGCTCCGCGCCTGCGTTTAATGCTTAATTCGACAGACAAACTTGCGCCCTCAGCCAACCACTTGTCGCTTCGATTGATTGGTACCAGCTCAAATCGCGACGCTGTTGGAGCGCGAGTGCAACTGACAATTCAGCAAGCCAATCGGACCTATTCCTTGCTGCGTTCCGTACGAGCAGGGGATGGATTCCTGTCTCAATCATCGAAACGAATTCATTTCGGCCTACCCAGAACGGCAACGATCGAACAACTCACAATCTTTTGGCCGGGAGCAGAGGCCGAAACAATTTCAGACGTAACGGCAGGTGGCTGCTACCAAATTACTCAGGGTGCAGGCAGTGCCCAAAAGCTGAATCCCCGCTCGACAATCGCTTTGTCTCCGCAAAAGCCGATTACACTAAAACCAACTGCAGCCGCCCGGATCGTGCTACCCGGTCGAATTCCCCTGCCACCCCTGCTGCTTGAAAGCATCTCGGAGACGAAACCGAGCAGGGATCAGCAAACCAAACAGCCCACACTTATCCTTTTCTGGACTCCCGAATGCAGCAATTGCCGTCAAGAGTTTAAAGAGCTTGCCCAACACGAGGCAGAGTTCCGAACAGCCGGGCTCGACATCCTAGCAGTCTGTCTCGATGGCCCCAAAACTGCCACCTACACGACAACCGTTCCCCACCAACGGAAAAGTAGTCGCTTCCTACAGGAAATCAATTTCCCATTTCCATCCGTTGAAGCATCCGCTGAATCCATTGACCTCCTGAACGATTTCCAAAACGCCTTATTTAGCCGCTTTCCAAATTTTGTCGTTCCGCTATGCCTCATGGTAGATAAAAACGGGCACCTTATCAGTATCTATCGAGGAGCGTTCCCAATTACAACCTTCTTGCAAGATGCAAAACTTGTCGATCTCTCCGACCACGAACTGAGGACATTGTCAGCCCCACTTCTGGGAACCTGGATTACCCAACCAGCCACACGAGCTCAATTCGCCGACTTCGTTGCCGCCAAATTACTGGCCCGACAGCCGCACACTGCCGCCTACTATTATCAGTTTGCCGCCGAGGTCGAAACAAATCCCGAATCCAAAAACCAGCGTCGCGAACGAGCCCAGCGACTTCGGCAACTGATAGACGGCAGCCAAGAACGCTAA
- a CDS encoding VCBS repeat-containing protein, which yields MTQSTSESNERRPIGTKLLALLGICLLGYWVYTILPRDPGAEDAAIRKRFAADSEQHAPAGHSTYTLPKSNTLTTLDQHIKLLDPNAAGWTSEVVTKEIGKRLAIVKQHLQTGGPNDSSLANITAEPFIGTVFSRNALLRVPIDEPFSIHRLPDNFDQFTTTDTLAKQFSLLLNTSERGTVDRCSFKVTHIQLQDSGASARIRFELVRKLADSIEQLTFHCDSFWEQNANEVQLLALRLTDFEIATLATADQTLFADVTPSTMSQGSAEVLQAFATQSLRSMDHWCDRLSAIDDMSLYGHHGLAIGDVNQDGLEDLFLCDGGGLPNRLFLQMPDGTTKDISRKAGVDWLESTQSALLIDLDNDSDPDLVTATVAGLIIAANDGEGVFTIRSAIPNLPETQSLSSADYDNDGDLDLYLTTYGPGQSKQGERGFEAAAPIPYHDANNGGRNLLLQNQGDFQFTDVTQAIGLDTNNQRFSFAASWEDFDQDGDMDLYVANDFGRNNLYQNQGGKFRDIAAEAGVEDMAGGMSVDWGDANQDGRMDLYIGNMFSAAGNRITYQRQFVDRHSADSSAGIQRMARGNTLFTANSDGTFRDVSVMAGVTMGRWAWGSKFADLNNDGRQDLVVANGYISNQKADDL from the coding sequence ATGACGCAATCAACATCTGAATCAAACGAACGCAGACCCATTGGCACCAAGCTACTTGCCCTCCTTGGCATTTGTCTACTGGGCTATTGGGTGTACACCATTCTACCTCGTGATCCGGGCGCAGAGGACGCGGCAATTCGCAAGCGATTTGCCGCTGACAGTGAACAGCATGCTCCCGCGGGTCACTCGACGTATACCTTGCCAAAATCCAACACTTTGACCACGCTCGACCAACACATCAAGCTGCTGGATCCGAATGCAGCCGGTTGGACGAGTGAGGTCGTCACGAAGGAAATTGGCAAACGCCTAGCGATCGTCAAACAACATCTCCAAACCGGAGGACCGAACGACAGCTCGCTTGCCAATATCACGGCGGAGCCCTTTATCGGGACCGTGTTTTCCAGAAATGCTCTCCTTCGTGTTCCCATCGACGAACCGTTCAGCATTCATCGCCTGCCCGACAACTTCGATCAATTTACAACCACGGACACGCTCGCCAAACAATTCTCTCTCTTGCTGAATACAAGCGAAAGAGGAACGGTCGACCGCTGCAGCTTTAAGGTCACGCACATTCAGCTCCAAGACTCCGGCGCATCTGCCCGCATTCGATTTGAACTCGTGCGGAAGCTAGCAGACTCGATCGAACAACTCACGTTTCATTGCGATAGTTTTTGGGAACAAAATGCAAACGAGGTACAGCTACTCGCACTGCGTCTAACCGACTTCGAAATCGCCACACTGGCAACGGCCGACCAAACACTATTCGCAGATGTCACACCCTCAACCATGAGCCAAGGCTCAGCCGAGGTGCTCCAAGCTTTTGCGACCCAATCGCTCCGCAGCATGGACCATTGGTGCGATCGCTTGAGCGCGATCGATGATATGAGCCTCTATGGTCATCATGGCCTCGCAATTGGAGACGTTAATCAAGATGGTCTAGAAGATCTTTTCCTCTGCGACGGAGGTGGCTTGCCGAATCGGCTTTTCCTTCAGATGCCGGACGGAACCACGAAAGACATCTCCCGAAAGGCGGGCGTGGACTGGCTTGAGTCAACCCAATCTGCACTCCTGATCGATCTGGACAACGACAGTGACCCGGACTTAGTGACCGCCACTGTCGCGGGTCTGATCATCGCCGCTAATGACGGAGAAGGCGTCTTCACCATCCGATCGGCAATTCCCAATCTACCCGAGACGCAATCTTTGTCGAGCGCTGACTACGACAATGATGGTGACTTGGATCTGTATCTGACAACTTATGGCCCGGGCCAATCAAAACAAGGAGAGCGCGGCTTCGAGGCAGCAGCCCCGATTCCCTACCATGACGCTAATAATGGCGGGCGTAATCTGCTCTTGCAAAACCAGGGCGATTTTCAATTCACTGATGTGACACAAGCGATCGGATTGGACACCAACAACCAGCGATTCAGCTTCGCCGCCTCGTGGGAAGACTTCGACCAGGACGGCGACATGGACCTTTACGTCGCCAATGACTTTGGTCGTAACAACCTTTATCAGAATCAAGGAGGAAAGTTTCGCGACATTGCCGCTGAAGCAGGCGTAGAAGACATGGCAGGGGGCATGAGCGTCGACTGGGGCGATGCCAATCAAGATGGCCGTATGGACCTCTATATCGGCAACATGTTTTCCGCAGCTGGCAATCGAATCACCTACCAACGCCAGTTTGTTGACCGACACAGCGCTGACAGTTCGGCTGGAATTCAACGCATGGCTCGCGGAAACACGCTATTCACGGCCAACTCAGATGGCACCTTCCGCGACGTAAGTGTAATGGCGGGCGTCACCATGGGGCGATGGGCTTGGGGATCAAAATTTGCCGACTTAAACAATGACGGCCGACAGGATCTGGTGGTCGCCAATGGTTATATTTCAAATCAAAAAGCAGACGATTTGTGA
- a CDS encoding transcriptional regulator encodes MSPARKANRTNQNEASSREGLFCYEGLDRVMHEKARLGILASLASHAGGLLFNDLKQLCSLTDGNLSRHLAVLNEAGLVETWKGTSGARPQTLYRLTKLGRQRFGDYLQVLQRVVADAHSEKQSSTDDPRFSGGWSPA; translated from the coding sequence ATGTCGCCAGCTAGGAAAGCAAATCGCACAAATCAAAATGAAGCTTCCTCCAGGGAAGGACTTTTTTGCTACGAGGGTCTTGATCGGGTCATGCATGAAAAGGCTCGGCTGGGCATTTTGGCATCGCTTGCCTCTCACGCGGGAGGTTTGTTGTTCAACGATCTGAAGCAGCTTTGTTCGTTGACCGATGGAAATCTGAGCAGGCATTTGGCCGTGCTGAATGAAGCTGGGTTGGTCGAGACTTGGAAGGGAACTTCGGGGGCCCGTCCGCAAACTTTGTATCGACTGACCAAGTTGGGCCGCCAACGTTTTGGCGATTATTTGCAAGTACTTCAAAGAGTGGTTGCAGATGCTCATTCGGAAAAGCAATCTTCGACTGACGATCCGCGTTTTTCCGGTGGGTGGTCGCCTGCATGA
- a CDS encoding aldo/keto reductase — protein MFDNSDGLSRLCLGTAQLGMDYGIANQLGRPDDAQCHRLLSGALERGVLCWDTAGSYGDAEGRIGEFLTNCHHRDQVKIVSKLGNPPTDLPDTGLRQWVTQEIDQTLCRLGVEKLAGWLIHDARMVNRYGAALWDAMNAQVERGVTHRIGVSVYDEQEFQHALGHPPPLAIQLPLNLFDQRAQHAGLLQESADRNDTVFARSTLLQGVLSMRPMDVPDKVRPLAVPLQQLQTMLDHWDTTPMDVALPFVLGVDGVDFAVVGVESLEQLDDNLDRASRSMPADLRAELSRAFADLPVELLEPRRW, from the coding sequence TTGTTCGATAACTCAGACGGGCTGTCACGCCTCTGCCTTGGTACTGCGCAGTTAGGCATGGATTATGGGATTGCTAATCAGCTGGGAAGACCGGATGATGCTCAGTGCCATCGCTTGTTGAGTGGCGCCCTGGAACGAGGTGTTCTCTGCTGGGATACCGCCGGAAGTTACGGAGATGCAGAGGGACGCATCGGCGAGTTCTTGACCAATTGTCATCATCGGGACCAAGTCAAAATCGTCTCCAAGTTAGGGAATCCGCCGACCGATTTGCCCGATACAGGGTTGCGGCAGTGGGTCACCCAAGAGATTGATCAAACCTTGTGTCGCTTAGGTGTTGAGAAACTTGCCGGTTGGTTGATTCATGATGCCCGCATGGTAAATCGATACGGTGCTGCATTGTGGGATGCAATGAATGCACAGGTCGAACGCGGGGTGACCCATCGCATTGGGGTGAGTGTTTATGATGAGCAGGAATTTCAGCATGCATTAGGCCATCCGCCTCCGCTGGCCATCCAATTGCCCTTGAATCTTTTCGATCAGCGTGCGCAACACGCCGGTCTGCTCCAGGAAAGTGCAGACCGAAATGATACGGTTTTCGCGCGAAGTACACTTTTGCAAGGTGTGCTCTCCATGCGCCCGATGGATGTGCCCGACAAAGTTAGGCCGTTGGCGGTACCGTTGCAGCAATTGCAAACGATGCTGGACCATTGGGACACGACGCCGATGGATGTCGCCCTGCCCTTCGTGCTCGGGGTGGATGGAGTTGATTTTGCAGTGGTTGGAGTCGAGAGTCTTGAGCAGCTGGATGATAATCTCGATCGAGCGAGTCGCTCGATGCCCGCTGATCTGCGCGCGGAGTTGAGCCGAGCTTTTGCCGATCTACCGGTGGAGTTGCTGGAACCCCGCAGATGGTGA
- a CDS encoding radical SAM protein, producing MKIRWLPDAMRNPPKLDVSRVPKIVSPRRALLINPFYPKDPHASFGKHVLTPTLALTSVAGATPANWKVEYWDENLLQGPPPSEPLPEVVGITVHLTFADRAFELARWYREQGSKVILGGLHVISSPHECAPHADSLAIGDGVQLWAQILQDVEQRKLRPVYRAAFTHPYRDDPAPRRELLPRRSFLTTTSLIATRGCHSRCDFCYLSTKGLHMPYLMRDVGQIVSEFEADNQPYAVFTDNNLGSKPEYLRELCQALRRLEKIWSAAVSIDVTDDPSLVREMALAGCTGVFVGFESLNDSNIHDARKKSPSTEDYARRVSLLHDNGIQVNGSFVLGFDHDGPDVFDRTMDWVEGNRLECATFHIMTPYPGTPLFEQMESEQRLLHKSWDLYDTAHVVFRPKRMSVEQLASGYERCYDRIFSHASIWRRRPDDWSSVPPYLAMSYLYKRSNLFWHFLIKNRMTSTVWRPLVEVTRRRHVAFRKRLLTDSDRVRRGPAVISAGV from the coding sequence ATGAAAATTCGATGGTTGCCTGACGCGATGCGTAACCCTCCGAAGTTGGATGTCAGCCGGGTGCCGAAAATTGTGTCGCCGCGACGGGCTTTGCTGATCAATCCGTTTTATCCCAAAGACCCGCATGCGAGTTTTGGTAAGCACGTGTTGACGCCGACGCTTGCGTTGACGAGTGTGGCGGGTGCGACGCCAGCCAATTGGAAGGTGGAGTATTGGGATGAGAATCTATTGCAGGGGCCGCCTCCCTCGGAACCGCTTCCGGAGGTGGTTGGGATTACGGTTCACCTGACGTTTGCCGACCGGGCTTTTGAGTTAGCCCGCTGGTATCGCGAACAAGGTTCCAAGGTCATTTTGGGGGGGCTGCATGTTATTTCGTCTCCGCACGAATGTGCCCCACACGCGGATTCCTTGGCCATTGGCGATGGCGTTCAATTGTGGGCGCAGATCCTGCAGGACGTCGAACAGAGAAAGTTGCGTCCTGTTTATCGAGCCGCTTTTACGCATCCTTATCGTGATGATCCGGCGCCTCGTCGCGAATTGTTGCCACGGCGCAGCTTTTTGACGACGACCAGTTTGATTGCGACGCGTGGTTGTCATAGTCGCTGCGATTTTTGTTATTTGTCGACAAAGGGGCTTCACATGCCCTACCTGATGCGGGATGTCGGACAGATTGTTTCCGAATTCGAGGCGGACAACCAACCCTACGCTGTCTTTACCGATAATAATCTTGGGTCAAAGCCGGAATATTTGAGAGAGCTTTGTCAGGCCCTGAGGCGGCTTGAAAAAATTTGGAGTGCCGCGGTTTCGATCGACGTGACCGATGACCCAAGTCTCGTCCGTGAAATGGCACTGGCAGGTTGCACTGGGGTGTTTGTCGGCTTTGAATCTCTGAATGATTCGAATATCCACGATGCCCGCAAGAAAAGCCCTTCGACCGAGGACTATGCACGCCGTGTTAGCTTGTTGCATGACAATGGGATTCAAGTGAATGGCAGCTTCGTATTGGGATTCGATCATGACGGGCCCGACGTCTTTGATCGGACGATGGACTGGGTTGAAGGCAATCGGCTTGAGTGTGCCACCTTTCATATTATGACGCCCTACCCTGGCACGCCCCTTTTTGAGCAGATGGAGTCAGAGCAGCGTTTGCTGCATAAAAGTTGGGATTTGTACGATACGGCGCATGTTGTCTTTCGACCGAAACGAATGTCTGTTGAACAGTTGGCGTCCGGTTATGAACGATGTTACGACCGCATTTTTTCGCATGCTTCCATCTGGCGACGGCGCCCCGATGACTGGAGCAGTGTGCCGCCGTATCTTGCCATGTCCTATCTCTATAAACGTTCGAATCTGTTTTGGCATTTTTTGATCAAGAATCGAATGACGTCAACTGTCTGGAGACCCCTCGTCGAGGTCACACGACGAAGGCATGTTGCGTTTCGAAAACGGCTTCTGACGGATTCGGATAGGGTGCGTCGCGGACCTGCAGTCATTTCTGCGGGTGTCTAG
- a CDS encoding PQQ-binding-like beta-propeller repeat protein, giving the protein MRNIATAFSIMLSISAALQGAESGERSRTNWPQWRGPIHNGVAPLGDPPIRWSKTENLQWKSPIAGRGHSTPIIWDDQIFLVTAIPIKKSLSPSYRVPAGTPRISEHDAVITKWTPQALVLICLDRQTGQERWQRTTQEVMPHQGYHWKGSFASASPVTNGQHVYVSFGSYGLFCFDMKGQLAWKRQLGPQAMEDSLGEGSSPALFGNTLVIVVDHELQSFILAIDSRTGKTLWKQKRNEVSNWSTPRIFEHAGIDQVIVNGEYVRSYDLANGNLLWQCGGQSEGAIPIPAVGHGMVFATSGYAKDTFHAIRLGRQGDLTDSEHVIWSLNRGTPYVPSPMLWKNEIYLLEDRSFFSCLHATDGTQHYLKHRLPGVLNFSASPVGAADRIYLLSEEGTTVVLKRGIDPEVLSINQIDETFYASPAIVGDSIFLRGDKHLYRFSKSASQPR; this is encoded by the coding sequence ATGAGGAACATTGCTACTGCATTTAGCATCATGCTAAGCATCTCCGCGGCGCTCCAGGGCGCTGAATCGGGTGAACGTTCCCGCACCAATTGGCCGCAGTGGCGAGGCCCAATCCACAATGGAGTCGCACCGTTGGGCGATCCTCCGATTCGCTGGAGTAAGACCGAGAATCTGCAATGGAAGAGTCCGATTGCGGGGCGCGGCCACTCGACGCCTATCATCTGGGACGACCAAATTTTCCTGGTCACCGCGATTCCGATCAAGAAATCTTTGTCACCATCGTATAGAGTGCCCGCCGGCACACCGCGAATCTCTGAGCACGACGCAGTGATCACTAAGTGGACACCTCAGGCCCTGGTGCTCATCTGCCTTGATCGTCAGACGGGTCAAGAACGCTGGCAGCGCACTACGCAAGAAGTCATGCCACATCAAGGATATCACTGGAAAGGAAGTTTTGCTTCGGCATCTCCTGTTACCAATGGGCAACACGTCTACGTTTCCTTTGGTTCGTACGGTTTATTTTGTTTTGACATGAAAGGTCAGCTTGCCTGGAAGAGGCAGCTTGGACCACAGGCGATGGAAGACTCACTCGGCGAGGGAAGTTCACCTGCGTTATTTGGAAATACGCTAGTCATTGTCGTCGACCACGAACTGCAGTCATTCATTCTTGCCATCGATTCAAGGACGGGAAAAACGCTTTGGAAACAAAAACGCAATGAAGTGTCGAATTGGAGTACACCGCGAATCTTCGAACATGCGGGAATCGATCAAGTGATCGTCAATGGTGAATACGTACGCAGCTACGACCTGGCCAATGGCAACTTACTCTGGCAGTGCGGGGGGCAAAGTGAAGGTGCGATTCCGATCCCAGCCGTGGGCCACGGAATGGTTTTCGCCACCAGCGGTTATGCGAAAGACACCTTCCATGCGATTCGCTTAGGAAGGCAGGGAGATTTAACAGATAGCGAGCACGTGATTTGGTCACTTAACCGAGGAACACCTTATGTTCCTTCCCCAATGCTGTGGAAAAATGAAATTTATCTGCTTGAAGATCGAAGTTTTTTCTCCTGCCTCCATGCAACAGACGGAACACAACATTACCTGAAACACCGTCTCCCGGGGGTACTGAATTTCAGCGCATCGCCTGTCGGCGCGGCGGACCGCATTTATTTACTAAGCGAAGAAGGGACGACCGTCGTGCTCAAACGTGGCATCGATCCCGAGGTGCTAAGCATCAACCAGATCGATGAAACCTTCTATGCTTCGCCAGCGATTGTGGGAGACTCCATTTTCTTACGCGGAGACAAACATCTCTACCGATTTTCCAAATCGGCGTCCCAGCCACGCTAA
- the ispH gene encoding 4-hydroxy-3-methylbut-2-enyl diphosphate reductase has protein sequence MKIIRAAALGMCFGVRDALQITNGVSEPSQVTIHGELVHNRKVNERLSKAGFRQTPEDKRHETIQTPRVLITAHGISQVERQRLADAGKEVIDTTCPLVVQVHKAALELQAEGRHILLIGKAGHVEVQGVVEDLDSFDVIESAKQVRSYPSESLGIVCQTTMPSDTVTEVCTHIQLHNPLANIRFIDTVCDPTKRRQRAMAELLQQVDAMVVVGGHNSNNTRRLVELCHEKLTPVVHVEDASELEFAWFDDVAVVGLTAGTSTLDETVDGVQQVLEKIAASQKEQGSLA, from the coding sequence ATGAAGATCATTCGAGCGGCGGCGTTAGGGATGTGTTTTGGGGTGAGGGATGCGTTGCAAATTACTAACGGGGTCTCGGAACCGAGCCAAGTCACAATTCACGGCGAGCTTGTGCACAATCGAAAAGTCAACGAACGCCTATCGAAGGCTGGGTTTCGCCAGACACCGGAAGATAAACGGCATGAGACAATTCAGACTCCCCGCGTTTTAATTACCGCGCATGGGATTAGCCAGGTAGAGCGACAGCGATTAGCGGATGCTGGTAAAGAGGTGATCGATACGACCTGCCCTCTTGTGGTTCAAGTACACAAAGCCGCCTTGGAGTTGCAGGCGGAGGGGCGTCATATTTTGTTGATTGGAAAGGCCGGGCATGTGGAAGTTCAGGGGGTCGTGGAGGATCTGGATTCATTTGACGTAATTGAATCTGCCAAACAGGTTAGAAGCTATCCGAGTGAGAGTCTCGGGATTGTTTGTCAAACAACCATGCCGTCGGATACGGTGACCGAGGTCTGTACGCACATTCAACTTCACAATCCCCTTGCGAATATTCGCTTTATCGATACGGTTTGTGACCCCACGAAACGCAGGCAGCGAGCGATGGCTGAGTTATTGCAGCAGGTGGATGCGATGGTTGTTGTCGGCGGCCACAATTCGAATAATACTCGGCGACTAGTGGAATTGTGTCATGAGAAGCTAACGCCCGTGGTCCACGTTGAGGATGCGAGTGAATTAGAGTTCGCGTGGTTTGATGACGTCGCGGTGGTCGGCCTGACAGCAGGTACGTCAACGCTCGATGAAACGGTTGACGGTGTGCAGCAGGTGCTCGAAAAAATTGCTGCTAGTCAGAAAGAGCAAGGATCCTTGGCATGA
- a CDS encoding PEP-CTERM sorting domain-containing protein (PEP-CTERM proteins occur, often in large numbers, in the proteomes of bacteria that also encode an exosortase, a predicted intramembrane cysteine proteinase. The presence of a PEP-CTERM domain at a protein's C-terminus predicts cleavage within the sorting domain, followed by covalent anchoring to some some component of the (usually Gram-negative) cell surface. Many PEP-CTERM proteins exhibit an unusual sequence composition that includes large numbers of potential glycosylation sites. Expression of one such protein has been shown restore the ability of a bacterium to form floc, a type of biofilm.) produces MVLNLKRFGAVCAMVAVLATSVSAEVVGPGPFVVDEPGANVQVDTPTNGDNDQSRQNVDISYNTLLQPGTYSGSVWSYRAGQTGSVIPYLAISNGEHSYEIVAVGDQVDIDDAGLDLNVTLPFGGDSFVLDTAKEVFGGIVNPTGIGEQNPIYTNLNSGGLMDHDNNNDGNLSPPVVGGTVDGLGHTNLPRSYAFSINIVPEPSSVLLIVLSGLCLLPLRRRRR; encoded by the coding sequence ATGGTGTTGAATTTAAAGCGTTTTGGTGCGGTCTGTGCGATGGTTGCCGTGTTGGCGACTTCTGTGAGTGCCGAGGTTGTAGGGCCCGGACCATTTGTCGTCGATGAGCCCGGCGCAAACGTCCAGGTTGATACGCCGACAAACGGCGACAACGATCAATCTCGTCAAAACGTTGACATTTCCTACAACACACTGCTCCAACCCGGAACCTATTCCGGAAGTGTTTGGAGTTACCGCGCCGGCCAGACTGGAAGCGTGATCCCGTATCTTGCGATCTCCAACGGCGAGCATTCTTACGAAATCGTTGCTGTGGGTGACCAAGTGGATATCGACGACGCAGGTTTGGACCTGAATGTGACCCTGCCTTTTGGTGGCGACTCGTTCGTCCTTGACACGGCCAAGGAAGTCTTTGGCGGAATCGTCAACCCCACGGGAATCGGCGAACAAAACCCGATTTACACCAATCTCAACAGTGGCGGCTTGATGGATCACGACAACAACAACGATGGCAATTTGAGCCCCCCGGTTGTCGGTGGTACGGTTGATGGTCTTGGACACACCAATCTTCCTCGCTCGTACGCTTTTTCGATTAATATCGTTCCAGAGCCATCTTCCGTCTTGCTAATCGTTTTGTCGGGCCTGTGCCTCTTGCCGCTTCGACGTCGACGACGTTAG